The following are from one region of the Acidobacteriota bacterium genome:
- a CDS encoding cupin domain-containing protein, with product MEPTTYETADLSLSELSSLYVLGMLDEAAQAQYEAAFLNHPAQARTELAGAEAHLGYLAFAIPPCDPSPSLRSRLMDAVQAEGSQTSPRHKASVQPAPALKPDFVSETIVVHSNELPWKPFLTPGSQARHLYTDFHKREIVYLVRAEQGVSFPPHRHADCEEFFMLKGELEIDGVAYAAGDYVRAAGGSVHGPNHALSDCMFLLKVSIDNQILSQEEYQTLS from the coding sequence GTGGAACCTACAACATACGAAACAGCAGATCTATCACTGAGCGAATTGAGTTCACTGTATGTGCTTGGGATGCTTGACGAGGCAGCGCAAGCTCAATATGAAGCGGCGTTCCTCAATCACCCGGCTCAAGCCCGGACTGAGCTTGCGGGCGCCGAAGCTCATCTGGGATATCTGGCGTTTGCCATTCCCCCCTGCGATCCATCGCCATCGCTTCGTTCACGCTTAATGGATGCGGTTCAGGCCGAAGGCTCCCAGACTTCACCACGTCACAAGGCTTCAGTTCAGCCAGCCCCTGCCCTTAAACCAGATTTTGTGTCAGAGACGATAGTGGTCCATTCAAACGAGTTGCCCTGGAAACCCTTTCTCACCCCTGGGTCACAGGCCAGGCACCTCTACACGGATTTTCACAAACGAGAGATTGTTTACCTGGTTCGGGCTGAACAAGGAGTTTCCTTTCCTCCGCACCGCCATGCTGACTGTGAGGAGTTTTTCATGCTCAAAGGGGAGCTTGAAATTGATGGGGTAGCCTATGCAGCCGGAGATTATGTGCGAGCAGCGGGTGGAAGTGTCCATGGTCCGAATCACGCCCTCAGTGATTGCATGTTTTTACTGAAAGTCTCAATTGATAACCAAATCTTATCCCAAGAAGAATACCAGACACTTTCCTAA
- a CDS encoding sigma-70 family RNA polymerase sigma factor: MPSANDKAELRAKEQGFLELIRQIARGDQAALGQLYDTTHRQIFGFILRILGDPGAAEEVTLEVFMQIWRQAADYDLQRGTPSAWMMMMARSRAIDRFRSGDQERRRAEALDTVAAVRSKERSPEESAAQAERRQIVQQALSSLPPEQRQCIELAYYSGLSHSEIADKLSQPLGTVKTRIRLAMGRLREALQVFE; this comes from the coding sequence GTGCCCTCAGCGAATGACAAAGCTGAACTTCGTGCCAAAGAGCAGGGCTTTCTGGAATTGATTCGTCAAATTGCCAGAGGCGACCAGGCCGCTCTTGGGCAACTTTATGACACCACACACCGCCAGATTTTTGGGTTTATCCTTCGGATTTTAGGGGACCCTGGGGCGGCTGAAGAGGTGACACTTGAGGTCTTTATGCAAATCTGGCGGCAAGCCGCCGATTATGACCTGCAACGTGGAACTCCTTCCGCCTGGATGATGATGATGGCTCGGAGCCGGGCCATTGATCGGTTCCGGTCAGGCGACCAGGAACGGCGACGAGCCGAAGCCTTAGACACGGTGGCGGCAGTCAGATCCAAAGAACGCAGCCCGGAAGAATCCGCCGCCCAGGCTGAACGCCGCCAGATTGTCCAGCAAGCGCTTTCCTCACTCCCTCCTGAGCAACGGCAATGTATTGAACTGGCTTATTATAGCGGTCTGAGTCACAGTGAAATTGCTGATAAACTGAGCCAGCCACTCGGCACCGTGAAAACACGAATTCGCCTGGCCATGGGGAGACTTCGTGAGGCACTTCAGGTTTTTGAATAG